Below is a window of Comamonadaceae bacterium M7527 DNA.
CTGCAACAAAGCGAGTGCCTGGGTGCCTGTGCCGACGCGCCGGTGTTGCTGGTGAATGACCGCAACATGTGCTCCAACATGAGCAACGAGCGCCTGGACGCCATGGTGGAGGCGCTCAGGGCTGAAGCCGCAAAGCACCCTGTGCCCTCGACACAAGCCAAGGCAGGAGCAGCAACATGAGCGACATGATGGATTTGGCCAACGTGTTGGCACATTTCAAAGCCAGTGGTGACGAGACCTGTTTTCACGGTCGCCATATCAATCCGCAAATCTACGCCGACTTGACCGGTGCCAATTGGGGCCTCAAAGACTACGAGTCGCGAGGTGGCTATGCGGCTTTGCGTAAAATTCTGGGCGCCGACGGTGGCGAAGGTCTCACGCAAGACGAAGTCATCGCGACCTTGAAAGAGTCTGCCCTGCGTGGACGTGGTGGTGCAGGCTTTCCAACGGGTTTGAAGTGGAGCTTCATGCCCCGCCAGTTCCCCGGCCAAAAGTATTTGGTGTGCAACTCAGACGAGGGTGAGCCCGGTACTTGCAAAGACCGTGACATTCTCAATTACAACCCACACATAGTCATTGAAGGCATGGCCATTGCCGCTTATGCCATGGGCATTAGCGTGGGTTACAACTACATTCACGGCGAGATTTTTGCCACCTACGAGCGCTTTGAAGTCGCCCTCGAACAAGCCCGTGCAGCAGGCTTTTTGGGCAACGCCATCATGGGCTCTGGCTTTAACTTTGAGCTGCATGCCTTCCACGGTTTCGGTGCCTACATTTGCGGCGAAGAAACCGCCTTGCTGGAGTCACTTGAGGGCAAAAAAGGCCAGCCGCGCTTCAAGCCGCCATTCCCAGCCAGCTACGGTTTGTACGGCAAGCCCACCACCATTAACAACACCGAAACATTTGCGGCTGTGCCGTGGATTATTCGCAATGGCGGGCAAGCCTATCTGGAGTGCGGCAAGCCCAACAACGGCGGCACCAAGATTTTCTCTGTCAGTGGAGATGTGCAGCGCCCGGGCAACTACGAAGTGCCGCTGGGCACACCGTTTGCCAAGCTGCTTGAGCTCGCCGGTGGTATGCGCCCAGGGCGCACGTTAAAAGCGGTGATTCCAGGTGGCTCATCAATGCCAGTGTTGCCTGCCGACATCATGATGGCCACGGACATGGACTACGACTCCATCGCCAAGGCGGGCTCTATGCTGGGCTCAGGTGCTGTCATCGTGATGGACGACACGCGCTGCATGGTCAAGAGCTTGTTGCGCTTGTCTTACTTTTACATGCACGAAAGCTGTGGTCAATGCACACCTTGCCGCGAAGGCACGGGTTGGTTGTGGCGCATGGTTGATCGCATAGAAAACGGTCAAGGCCGCGAGAGCGACCTGGAACAACTCAATCGCGTGGCTGACGGGATTCAGGGTCGCACCATTTGCGCCCTGGGCGATGCGGCGGCCATGCCGGTTCGCGCCATGATCAAGCACTTCCGCCACGAGTTTGAGCACCACATTGCCCACAAGTCCTGCATGCCAGGTACTGGCGAGTAACGGCTGAAAAATAGGTAATACCCCATGGTTGAAATCGAATTAGACGGCAACAAGGTAGAGGTACCAGAAGGCAGTATGGTCATGCATGCGGCTGAAAAGGCTGGCACCTATATTCCTCACTTTTGTTACCACAAGAAATTGTCAATCGCGGCCAACTGCCGTATGTGCCTGGTTGACGTGGAAAAGGCCCCAAAGGCCATGCCTGCCTGTGCCACACCCGTGTCACAAGGCATGGTGGTGCGTACCAAGAGCGACAAAGCCATCAAGGCGCAACAGTCTGTGATGGAGTTTTTGCTCATCAACCACCCACTGGATTGCCCTATTTGCGACCAGGGCGGCGAGTGTCAGTTGCAAGACTTGGCGGTAGGCTACGGCAGCGGCAACTCGCAGTTTGAAGAAGACAAGCGTGTGGTGCACCACAAAGACGTGGGCCCACTCATTTCCATGGAAGAGATGAGCCGTTGCATACACTGCACACGCTGCGTGCGCTTTGGCGAA
It encodes the following:
- the nuoF gene encoding NADH-quinone oxidoreductase subunit NuoF — protein: MMDLANVLAHFKASGDETCFHGRHINPQIYADLTGANWGLKDYESRGGYAALRKILGADGGEGLTQDEVIATLKESALRGRGGAGFPTGLKWSFMPRQFPGQKYLVCNSDEGEPGTCKDRDILNYNPHIVIEGMAIAAYAMGISVGYNYIHGEIFATYERFEVALEQARAAGFLGNAIMGSGFNFELHAFHGFGAYICGEETALLESLEGKKGQPRFKPPFPASYGLYGKPTTINNTETFAAVPWIIRNGGQAYLECGKPNNGGTKIFSVSGDVQRPGNYEVPLGTPFAKLLELAGGMRPGRTLKAVIPGGSSMPVLPADIMMATDMDYDSIAKAGSMLGSGAVIVMDDTRCMVKSLLRLSYFYMHESCGQCTPCREGTGWLWRMVDRIENGQGRESDLEQLNRVADGIQGRTICALGDAAAMPVRAMIKHFRHEFEHHIAHKSCMPGTGE